The Deinococcus detaillensis genome includes the window CAGGCGCGGGGTGTCCAGTTCGGGCGCGGCCGCTCTGGCCAGAGCTTCCAACCGCCGCAAAGCCGCTGTTCCGCCCCGCTTCTCTACCCGTTCCAGTAACTCGGCATAGGTCAAGGTCGGCATGCCTTCACTGTTCATTTCGGCAGCCGCGCCGCAGGCCCGCGCCCGTTCTGCGATGTTTTCCAAAGCCGCCGTCATCCCGGCTTCCACCGCCGCCCGGAACTGCGCCAAAGCCTGCTCGGGCGTGCGGGAGCGCAGCAGCATGTTAAAGGCGCACCACATCCCCGGCGGCGTGGTCACGTCGTAGGAGGGCTTGAGGTCGCTGAGTTGCAACAATACCGGCGGCGGCCCGGGTTCTGAAGGATGCGGGTCCATCAAATCCGGATGCAGTTCGACGCTCCGCAGCACTTCCGCGAGCAGCAGCGCCGCGCTCACGCCGTCAAACGGCGCTCCGGCGTGGGTCGGGCGTCCCAGCAGCAACGCCGTGGGCAAGACTTTGCCGACGCTGCCCAAAAAGACGCTGCGGCCGAGCTCGCCGCTGCCGCTGTCCACCTCGGCGTCCAAGTTGAGGGCGCACAGCAGCTTGAGTTCATGTATGCGCTCAATGTCCGGCAGCTGCCGCACCAGCGAGCGCATGCCGTGCGAATTCTCTTCTTCGTCCGGCACCGCCACGAACAACAGGTTGCCGCGCTCGCCGCTTTCAGCCCACTCCTCCAGCAGCGCTAGGCCCGCCGCCAGCCCGCTTTTCATGTCCAAGCTGGCCCGCCCGAACAGGTACTCGCCGCTGGCCAAATCCGCTAAAGCCAAAGCATCAGTCTCAGCAGACAAAACGCTGGGCAGCGCAGCGGCCAGTGCGTCCGGCGAGAAGGCCAGCGCCTCCAGCTCGCCGTAATTGCTGACGCTCACCACGTCGTAATGCCCGGTCAGCAGCACGGTCGCAGCGACACGATCTTGGCCGCGCACCAGAGCGCAGACGCAAAAGCGCTCAAAGGGGTCGTGTAAGGTTTTTTCGAGCCAGACTTGATCCGGACGCTCAGCGAAGTACGGCAATTTGAGCAGCTCTCTGCGCAGCCAAGGCCCAAAGGCTCCTTCTCCCGCCGTATTGGTGACGCTCGGCTGGGCCACCAGTTGGCGTGTCCAGTCTTCAGCCCGCCGGCGCATGGTTACGGATACATCCGCGTGAGCATCCTTGGGAAGGCGATCGCCTCGCGGATGTGATCGATGCCGCACACCCACGCCACGAAGCGCTCGAGGCCCATGCCGTAGCCAGCGTGCGGCACGCTGCCGTAGCGGCGCAAATCCAAGTACCATTCAAAAGCGTCGAGCGGCAAGCCCTGCTCGTCGATCCGCTTTTTGAGCAACTGGTAGTCGTGAATGCGCTGAGAGCCGCCGATGATTTCGCCGTAGCCTTCCGGGGCAATCATGTCGTCGCACAGGGCCAGGCGCGGGTCTTCGGGGTCAGGCTGCATATAAAAAGCCTTGATCGCCGCCGGATACTTCTCGATGATGACGGGCCGGTCAAACTTGGAGCCGACGATGGTTTCGTGCGGCGCTCCCAAATCGTCGCCCCACTCGACGGGCTGGGTCTCCGGCGAGACATTGGGCGGCAACTCGCCGGAGGCCAAGGTCTCGCGGATCAATTCCAGCGCCTGCGTGTAGCTCACGCGGGGAAAGTTGCCTTCGGCGGCGGGCTTCAGCTTCTCGGTGTCGCGCCCCAGCAAGGTCAGCTCCTCGCCGCACTGCTCCAGCACGCGGCGCACCAAAAAGCTGACCATCCGCTCTTGCAGCGCCATATTTTCAAGGTGAGTGCTGGGAGCCACTTCCGGCTCGATCATCCAAAATTCGAGCAGGTGACGGCGCGTCTTGGATTTCTCGGCCCTGAAGGTCGGCCCGAAGGTGTAGACCTTACCGAAGGCCAGCGCTCCCGCTTCGGCGTGAAGCTGCCCGG containing:
- a CDS encoding M20/M25/M40 family metallo-hydrolase → MRRRAEDWTRQLVAQPSVTNTAGEGAFGPWLRRELLKLPYFAERPDQVWLEKTLHDPFERFCVCALVRGQDRVAATVLLTGHYDVVSVSNYGELEALAFSPDALAAALPSVLSAETDALALADLASGEYLFGRASLDMKSGLAAGLALLEEWAESGERGNLLFVAVPDEEENSHGMRSLVRQLPDIERIHELKLLCALNLDAEVDSGSGELGRSVFLGSVGKVLPTALLLGRPTHAGAPFDGVSAALLLAEVLRSVELHPDLMDPHPSEPGPPPVLLQLSDLKPSYDVTTPPGMWCAFNMLLRSRTPEQALAQFRAAVEAGMTAALENIAERARACGAAAEMNSEGMPTLTYAELLERVEKRGGTAALRRLEALARAAAPELDTPRLCQQLTLAAVQEAGLTGPAAVIGFGSLPYPAVELGQDAGSLALLSAVEAGIRAAEAQFGVKVTARPFFPGVSDMSFLSQEDPQSTSAKLLRANTPAWTVRMRLEEETGERLSLPVVNIGPWGRDYHQRAERVYQPYAFEVLPQLLGAVVRARLSAG
- the asnS gene encoding asparagine--tRNA ligase; this translates as MTSIRELPQLIGQSVTLDAWLTDKSGKGKLQFLKLRDGSGFVQATVFKPDVSEETFEVAKHLTQESSLRLTGVVRADERSPSGVELSVSNLEVVGGSGEYPITPKEHGIEFLQDHRHLWLRHRRPWAILRIRDAVERGIVDFFAAEGFIRFDAPFFTPNAAEDSTELFEIDLFGEDKAFLSQTGQLHAEAGALAFGKVYTFGPTFRAEKSKTRRHLLEFWMIEPEVAPSTHLENMALQERMVSFLVRRVLEQCGEELTLLGRDTEKLKPAAEGNFPRVSYTQALELIRETLASGELPPNVSPETQPVEWGDDLGAPHETIVGSKFDRPVIIEKYPAAIKAFYMQPDPEDPRLALCDDMIAPEGYGEIIGGSQRIHDYQLLKKRIDEQGLPLDAFEWYLDLRRYGSVPHAGYGMGLERFVAWVCGIDHIREAIAFPRMLTRMYP